The following proteins are co-located in the Leptospira weilii genome:
- a CDS encoding flagellar protein FlgN → MKQEEWLGQLTKLFQDEINLYTDVLELETQKSIAVVKADGKSLEAITKKTYELLVMAAEIERVRMKSIEDVYRFKNFAFPETGTLTLSDFLNRLDRDSNFKLKEHASSLKAILHRLKEKIKSNEKLILTRQEILSRTIDAMKEKAMESGINTYGSGKNPERKQTKRQALMLNASA, encoded by the coding sequence ATGAAACAAGAGGAATGGTTGGGACAACTTACGAAACTTTTTCAAGACGAGATTAATCTTTATACGGATGTTCTGGAATTAGAAACTCAAAAATCAATCGCAGTCGTTAAAGCCGATGGAAAGTCTCTCGAGGCGATTACTAAAAAAACATACGAATTGCTCGTGATGGCCGCTGAAATCGAAAGGGTCAGAATGAAATCGATCGAAGACGTATATCGCTTTAAAAACTTTGCTTTTCCTGAAACCGGAACACTTACGTTATCCGATTTTTTAAACCGACTCGACAGAGATTCTAATTTTAAATTAAAAGAACATGCTTCCTCACTGAAAGCTATACTACATCGTTTAAAAGAAAAAATTAAATCCAACGAAAAATTAATCCTGACTCGTCAAGAAATTCTTTCCAGAACGATCGATGCAATGAAAGAAAAAGCGATGGAATCCGGTATAAACACATACGGTTCGGGGAAAAATCCGGAACGCAAACAAACTAAAAGACAAGCTTTGATGCTTAACGCATCGGCGTAA